The following proteins come from a genomic window of Persephonella sp.:
- a CDS encoding flagellar biosynthesis protein FlgI → MKKLLAGLIGLGLIFSISANAGSKNQKEIEKQIIQITSKYGCLTCHDIDKPKNSIPFRVIAKEYQGKPDAVKKLVTSIKYASFAKWQKIGPEKYGMKPRAIYMPRQRSIPVEEAEKVVKLILSLDTSKVKVKK, encoded by the coding sequence ATGAAAAAATTACTGGCAGGGCTTATTGGTTTGGGGCTTATTTTCAGCATTTCTGCAAATGCTGGATCAAAAAACCAGAAGGAAATAGAAAAACAGATTATTCAGATCACGAGCAAATACGGATGTCTTACATGCCATGACATTGACAAACCAAAAAACTCAATACCTTTTAGAGTAATAGCAAAAGAGTACCAGGGTAAGCCTGATGCTGTTAAAAAACTTGTCACAAGCATAAAATATGCAAGCTTTGCAAAATGGCAGAAGATAGGACCTGAAAAATACGGAATGAAACCAAGAGCTATTTATATGCCAAGGCAGAGATCTATCCCTGTTGAAGAAGCAGAAAAAGTAGTCAAGCTGATACTCTCACTTGATACAAGCAAAGTAAAAGTTAAAAAATAA